One Thiobacillus sp. genomic region harbors:
- a CDS encoding monovalent cation/H(+) antiporter subunit G has product MILGALGWLVLGLALAVLLIAALGVYRLPDVLARQHAATKAGTLSLALATLGTGLLAWDAAWTWRLVLLVLILLAVLPLASHALARAAMAGSETE; this is encoded by the coding sequence ATGATCCTGGGCGCACTCGGCTGGCTGGTCCTCGGCCTGGCGCTGGCCGTCCTGCTTATCGCTGCCCTGGGGGTGTACCGCCTGCCGGATGTCCTGGCCCGTCAGCATGCCGCCACCAAGGCTGGGACCCTGAGTCTGGCCCTGGCCACTCTGGGAACCGGGTTGCTTGCCTGGGACGCCGCCTGGACCTGGCGCCTGGTCCTGTTGGTGTTGATCCTGCTGGCCGTATTGCCCCTGGCCTCCCATGCCCTGGCCCGGGCGGCCATGGCCGGCAGTGAAACCGAATAG